In Arthrobacter sp. CJ23, the genomic window GAACGGCAGGGCGCCGGCGGGCAGGGTCGGGTTGCGGGTGGCTTCGATCGAGGCGGTGTCCATGCGCTGCGGGGTCTCCCAGAGGATGTCCTGGTCCACGTTGACGTCCTCGGGTTCGGGGCCGGCGGCGCCGTCGAGGGAGATGATGCCCACCCAGCCGGGTACGGGGATGGCCTTGCGGACGGCCTCCTGCAGCAGCTGGCCGTGCGGGCGGGAGCGGCCGATGGCGGCGCCGCGCGCGAGCCAGGTGATCTCGACGTCGGCCGCGGTGCTGAGGTCCTGGAAGTCGCCCGCTTCCGGGACCTCAAGGAAGGCGTGGCCCGTCATGCCCGCGGGCAGGCTCTCCAGGATGGCGCTGATGGCGGGGACGGCTGTTTCGTCACCGGCCAGCAGCACGCGCTGGGCCATGCCCGGACGCCATTCAATGCCGCCGTAGATTTCGGCGGTGAGGCACTGTGCGGCCCGGTTGTTGGGGCCGATGATGGTCAGGGAATCGCCCGGCTTGGCCTGCTGCGCCCAGTTGGCGGCGGGCCCGCCGTGGCCGTCGGCGTCGAAGTGCATCACGAAGTCGATGTCGATCTCCGGGTACACGGCGTCCAACCGCTCCCGGCGCACGGTGTAGGTGCGCATGGCGCCGCGGACGGCGGGGTCCATGGCGAGCCATTCCTGGTACCAGCCGGCCTCGCCCATTTCGAAGACGGGCAGCGGGATCTGGCGGCCGTCGGCGTCGAGCGAGGGGATCATGAGCTTGACGCGCAGGTCCAGGGTTTCCCCGGAAACGCCGAAATCGCGCAGCGAGTAGCCGCCGAAGGTGACGCGGCGGAAGTTGGGGCCGATGTCCTGCACGGCGGTGACGGTCACGTCGAAGGCGAGGGTCATGGGCTCGGTGGCCGCGGTGGTTACGGCACGGGCTGCTTTTGCACTCAAGACGCGATCTCCAGTTCGGTGGCGGGACGGATTGGGGCCGCGGCGTGGTGCCGGCCGATGGGGATGATGAGCGGGGTGCCGGAAATGGGGTCCGGGACCACGCGGGATTCGAGGCCGAACACGGTGCGGACCAGCTCCTCGGTGACCACCGCGGTGGCGGCGCCTTCGGCCACGATCCGGCCGCCCTTCATGGCGATGACGTGGTCCGCGTAGCGTGCGGCCAGGTTGAGATCGTGGAGCACGATGGCCACGGTGGTGCCGCGGCTGCGGTTCAGGTCCGTTACCAGATCCAGCACTTCCACCTGGTGCGCCAGGTCAAGGTACGTCGTGGGCTCGTCAAGGAGCAGGACCTCGGTTTCCTGCGCGAGTGCCATGGCGATCCAGACCCTCTGGCGTTGCCCGCCCGACAATTCATCGACGTTCCGATCTGCGAGTTTTAGGGTTGCGGTGGTGCAGAGCGCGCGCTGCACCGCGGCGTCGTCGTTCTCTGACCAGCTGCGGAAGAAGCCCTGGTGCGGGTAGCGTCCGCGGCCCACTAGCTCGCGGACGGTGATGCCGTCCGGGGCGGTGGGGTGCTGCGGGAGGAGGCCGAGTGTGCGGGCGAGTTCGCGGGCCGGGCGCGTGTGGATGTCCTTGCCGTCCAGGGTGACGGTGCCGGCGGCCGGCTTCAGGAGGCGGGACAGGCCGCGAAGCAGGGTGGATTTGCCGCAGGCATTGGCGCCCACGATCATGGTCACCTGGCCCTCGGGGATCTGCGTGGACAGGCCCTCCACCACGCGCCCTTGCTCGTATTGGAGCGTCAGGTCCTTGGCGCTGAGCTGTGCCATGTCAGGATTCCTTTCGGTTGGACGTGACCAGGAGCCACAGCAGGAAGGGTGCGCCCAGGGCGCCGGTGACCACGCCCACCGGCAGCACGGTGCCGTCCAGGAGCAGGGGTGCCAGGTTGTAGGCGAAGTAGTCGGCGGCCAGGACGATCACGGCTCCGGTGAGGGCCGACGCCGGCAGGCTGGGTTTGCCGGTGAAGCGGCGGGCGATCGGTCCGGACAGGAAGGCGACGAACGCGACGGGCCCGGCGGCCGCGGTGGCCACCGCGGCCAGCGCGACGGCGGTGGCCACCAGGCCGAAGCGGACGGCGTTGACCCGGATGCCCAGGCCGGCCGCGGCGTCGTCGCCAAGTTCGAGGATGCGCAGCGGTCCGGCGAGGGCGGCCACGGCGGGAATGAGCAGGGCCAGCGCGGCCGCGAGGATGCCTGCGCGCTCCCAGGTGGCGGAGTTCAGGGAACCGTTGAGCCAGATGAGGGCCTCCGCGGCGGTCCGGATGTCTGCGCGGGTCATGAGGAAATTCACCGCGGCGTTCAGCGCGGCGGCGATGCCCACGCCGGCCAGGATGAGGCGGTTTCCGGCGGCGTTTCCCCTGCCGGCGCCCGAGCCCAGGCCGCCGCGCGAAATGGCGTAGATCAGCACGGCGATGCCCAGGGCGCCGCCCAGCGCGGCGGCGGAGACCGTGGCCCCCGAGGCGCCGAAGACCACGATCGCCACGACGGCGGCGGCGCTGGCGCCGTAGCTGATGCCGATGACGTCCGGGCTGGCCAGGGGGTTGCGGAGCATGGTCTGGAAAAGGCCGCCGGACAGGCCGAAGGCCACGCCGATCATGGTGCCGATGACCGCGCGCGGCAGCTTGTTTTCCATGACGATGAAGCTGGCGCCGGGGATTCTTTCGCCGCCTGTCAGGTGCGCGGTGAGGATGGTGAAGAAGTCCGGGATGGTGACCGTGTAGCTACCAAGCAGCACATAGACGGCGAAGAGGACCACGACGGCGGCGGACAGGAAGGCGGTCTTGTTCGCCCGGAACCCCGCGCGGCCCGATCCGGCCGCCCCCGCCGCGCCCGCCGCGCCGGCCGCGCGAACGGGCAGATAATGCCCTGTTTTCACGGTTTTGAGGGCATTATCTGCCCGTTCGCGCTTCAGGTTTTCGCGCTTAAGAAGGGGTGTCATAGGGCGGCGCCCTTTCCGCGGCGCACGAGCCACACGAACGCGGGGGCGCCGACGATGGCGGTCATGATGCCGGCCGGGACCTCGCCGGGGAGCAGCACCACGCGGCCGATGACGTCCGAGCCCAGCAGCAGGGCGGGCGCGAGGATCATGGAGAAGGGGAGGATCCAGCGGTAGTCCGGGCCGGTGAGGAAGCGCACGGCGTGCGGAACCACGAGCCCGATGAAGGCGATGGGGCCGGCCAGGGCGGTGGCCGTGCCGCACAGCAGCACGATGCCCAGGGCGGTGATCCCGCGGGCCAGTGCCACGTTCTGGCCGAGTCCGCGGGCCACGTCGTCGCCCAGGGCCAGGCTGTTCAGGACCCGGCCCGTGGCCAGGACAATCACGCCGCCGATGGCCAGGAACGGCAGGCCGGTGAGCAGCACGGACCAGTCGTTGCCGGCGATGCCGCCCACCTGCCAGAACCGGAAGCGGTCCAGCGTGTCCTGGCTGGAGACCAGGATGACGTTCATGAGCGAATAGAGGCCGGCGTTCAGGGCGGCGCCGGCGAGGGCGAGCTTCACCGGCGTCGCGCCGTCGCGTCCCATGGACGCGATCAGGTAGACGACGACGGCGGCCGCGGCGGCACCGATGAACGCGAACCAGATGTAGCCGCCGGCCCCGGAGACGCCGAAGACGTAGATGCCGGTCACCACGGCGAGGGCCGCACCGGCGTTGACGCCCATGATGCCCGGGTCGGCCAGCGGGTTCCGCGAAACCCCCTGCATCGCGGTACCGGCAAGTCCGAGGGCGGCCCCGGCCAGCAGGCCCAGCACGGTGCGCGGGATGCGGGTGTGGACCACGGCGTGGTTGCCGTCGTCGGGGTTGAACTGGGTGAGGGCCTGCCACACGGTCTCCAGGGGCAGGCCCCGGGCGCCGACCGTCAGGGAGGCGGCGCAGACGGCAACAAGCACCACGACGGCGGCCAGCAGCCAGGCGGGGCGGGTGCCCAGGGCCTGCCCGCCGGCGCGAACGGGCAGATAATGCCCTGTTTTTGCGGTTTTGGGGGCATTATCTGCCCGTTCGCGCGTCGTGGCGCGCGCCGTCGTCGTGCGTGTTGTCACGGTGGTGTGCGCTGCTACTTAGCTGCGGCGTCCGCGCCTGCGGCCAGCTGGGGCAGGAACTTGTCCAGTGCCCACGGCAGGCTCAGGGGCGAGGAAGCGGAGAGTGCCAGGGTGAGCGTCTGGTCGGCGTCGGCGACGAGAGCGCCCTTCTTGATGGCCGGGATCTGGCCGAGCAGCGGGTCTTTCTTGATGGACTCGGTGGTGGCCGCATCCGGAACCCAGGTCACGAAGACGTCGGCTTCCAGCTCGTTGGCCTTTTCAGCAGACCACTGGACGAAGAATTCCTCGGAACCCTTGGCGGCGTTCTCCACCACGGGGGCCAGCTTCATGCCGATTTCGGTGAGGAAGCGCGGGCGGTTGTCGTTGGCGGTGTAGACGCCCACGTTTTCCGGGTTCTCGAGCTCGAGGTTGCCGTAGATGAAGGACTTGCCGGCGATCTGCGGGTACTTGCCGGCCTTGTCCTTGACGGTTGCCTCGGTGTCCGAGACCAGCTTGGCCGCTTCGGCATCCTTGCCCAGGGCCTTGCCGATGACTGTGGTGGCTTCCTGCCACGGGGTGCCGTAGGCCAGCTTCGGCTGCGCCACGACCGGGGCGATTTCGGAGAGCTTCTTGTAGTCCTCCTCGGTAAGGCCGGAGTAGGCAGCAAGGATGACGTCCGGGGCGAGCTTGGCGATCTCGGTGAAGTTGACGCCGTCGGCCTCGGAGAACTGGACCGGAGCCTTCGCCGTGCCGAAGCCGGCGCCCAGCTTCTCAAGCGCGGCGTCCTTCCACGGAGTGGAGCCCTTGTCATTGTTGCCCCACTCGTTCTTGGGAACGCCGACGGGCACAACGCCGAGGGCCAGGGCAACGTCGTCGTTGACCCAGGAGATGGTCACCACGCGCTTGGGCTGGGCCTTGATGGTGGTCTCGCCGAAGACGTTTTTGATGGTGACGGGGAACTGGGCGGTGACCGCGTTGGCGGAGGCCGGGGCCGCGGTGGTCGCCCCGGTGGAGCAGGCGGTGAGGGAGAGAGCGACGGCGGCAAATGCGGCGGTCGCTGCGCCTGCAGTCTTCAGCAGGGCACGGCGCGGGAGGTGGGAAGCCACGGAAATCCTTAGGTAAGTGATGCGAACCTAAGTAAGGCTAGCCTACCCTTCAGTTAATTACGAAACGTTTGCGTCACGTATTAGCCCGGCGTGATGCACATGACGCCCGGAGGTCTTGCAGCGAAGGGGTGAACAGTGGTTCACTCATTGAAGGGTGAACAACCATTCACCTGCTCCGAGCGACGCCGAAGGTCCCCGCATGCCGTCCACCCGCACCCGAAGTCTTCCCGCCTGGGCCATCATCATGGCCTTGTCCCTCAGCGGCACTGTCGTGGCGCTCATGCAGACGCTGGTGGTGCCTCTGCTGCCCGATTTCCCCGGGATCCTGGGGGTCACCGCAGACGACGCCTCCTGGCTGGTCACGGCCACGCTGCTGACAAGTGCCGTGGCCACGCCCATCGTCTCGCGCAGCGCCGACATGTACGGCAAACAGAAGATGATGCTCGTGTGCCTGTCCCTGATGGTGCTCGGTTCCATCATCGCCGCGGTGGGAGGCTCCTTCTTGTGGGTCATCGTGGGGCGCGCCCTGCAGGGCTTCTCCGCGGCCCTGATCCCCGTGGGCATCAGCATCATGAGGGACGAACTGCCCAAGGAAAAGATTGGCTCGGCCGTGGCCCTGATGAGCGCCACGCTGGGGATCGGCAGCGCCCTGGGCCTGCCCCTTGCGGGAATCCTCTACCAGGCCTTCGGCTGGCATTCCATCTTCTGGGTCTCCGCCACGGCCGGCCTCCTCCTGCTGCTCGCCGTCGCGTTCATCGTGCCCGAATCGAAGGTCCGCACGCCGGGGCGGTTCGACTACGTGGGCGCCCTGGTGCTGTCCGGGGCGCTGGCCGCCCTGCTGCTGGCGATCTCCAAGGGCGGATCCTGGGGCTGGCGTTCGGAACCGGTGCTGCTGCTGTTCCTCACCGCCGTGGTCCTGCTGGGCATCTGGGTCCCCTACGAGTTCAAGGTCAGCCAGCCCATGGTGGACCTGCGCACTTCCGGGAAGCGGCCGGTCCTCATGACCAACGTGGCATCGCTGCTGATCGGTTTCGCCATGTTCGCCAACATGCTCCTGACCACCCAGCAGCTCCAGCTGCCCACGGCCAGCGGCTACGGCTTCCAGATGACCGTCATCACCGCCGGGCTCGCGATGATTCCCTCCGGCCTGGCCATGGTGGCGTTCGCCCCGGTGTCCGGGGCCATCATCAGC contains:
- a CDS encoding iron-siderophore ABC transporter substrate-binding protein, with the protein product MASHLPRRALLKTAGAATAAFAAVALSLTACSTGATTAAPASANAVTAQFPVTIKNVFGETTIKAQPKRVVTISWVNDDVALALGVVPVGVPKNEWGNNDKGSTPWKDAALEKLGAGFGTAKAPVQFSEADGVNFTEIAKLAPDVILAAYSGLTEEDYKKLSEIAPVVAQPKLAYGTPWQEATTVIGKALGKDAEAAKLVSDTEATVKDKAGKYPQIAGKSFIYGNLELENPENVGVYTANDNRPRFLTEIGMKLAPVVENAAKGSEEFFVQWSAEKANELEADVFVTWVPDAATTESIKKDPLLGQIPAIKKGALVADADQTLTLALSASSPLSLPWALDKFLPQLAAGADAAAK
- a CDS encoding FecCD family ABC transporter permease gives rise to the protein MTTRTTTARATTRERADNAPKTAKTGHYLPVRAGGQALGTRPAWLLAAVVVLVAVCAASLTVGARGLPLETVWQALTQFNPDDGNHAVVHTRIPRTVLGLLAGAALGLAGTAMQGVSRNPLADPGIMGVNAGAALAVVTGIYVFGVSGAGGYIWFAFIGAAAAAVVVYLIASMGRDGATPVKLALAGAALNAGLYSLMNVILVSSQDTLDRFRFWQVGGIAGNDWSVLLTGLPFLAIGGVIVLATGRVLNSLALGDDVARGLGQNVALARGITALGIVLLCGTATALAGPIAFIGLVVPHAVRFLTGPDYRWILPFSMILAPALLLGSDVIGRVVLLPGEVPAGIMTAIVGAPAFVWLVRRGKGAAL
- a CDS encoding ABC transporter ATP-binding protein; the encoded protein is MAQLSAKDLTLQYEQGRVVEGLSTQIPEGQVTMIVGANACGKSTLLRGLSRLLKPAAGTVTLDGKDIHTRPARELARTLGLLPQHPTAPDGITVRELVGRGRYPHQGFFRSWSENDDAAVQRALCTTATLKLADRNVDELSGGQRQRVWIAMALAQETEVLLLDEPTTYLDLAHQVEVLDLVTDLNRSRGTTVAIVLHDLNLAARYADHVIAMKGGRIVAEGAATAVVTEELVRTVFGLESRVVPDPISGTPLIIPIGRHHAAAPIRPATELEIAS
- a CDS encoding MFS transporter; its protein translation is MPSTRTRSLPAWAIIMALSLSGTVVALMQTLVVPLLPDFPGILGVTADDASWLVTATLLTSAVATPIVSRSADMYGKQKMMLVCLSLMVLGSIIAAVGGSFLWVIVGRALQGFSAALIPVGISIMRDELPKEKIGSAVALMSATLGIGSALGLPLAGILYQAFGWHSIFWVSATAGLLLLLAVAFIVPESKVRTPGRFDYVGALVLSGALAALLLAISKGGSWGWRSEPVLLLFLTAVVLLGIWVPYEFKVSQPMVDLRTSGKRPVLMTNVASLLIGFAMFANMLLTTQQLQLPTASGYGFQMTVITAGLAMIPSGLAMVAFAPVSGAIISRYGGKTALIAGAAVMAVGYVGRVFFWDSLAWIIIGSTVVSIGTAIAYAAMPTLIMASVPRTETASANGLNSLLRAIGTSTSSAAVAAFLTSVTFDVGPVRLPTFGAFQDVFWMAALAAAASIAAAAFIPKTAPAVVVPAPSGNERVLRGRVLVTGNTPVSHAVVTVLRLNGEPVDWSRVDADGRYSLAVPGAGKYLLIVNAVGWTPAAHVFDFDGVTLQRDFTLQDQLTLSGQATHGGEPAAGAVVSLLHASGEHVASVETGDDGRYSVPLPPAGRYIVSMLHPETHEATARKLTVDNRSVTLDLAVSPAAPGPLVNA
- a CDS encoding FecCD family ABC transporter permease; the encoded protein is MKTGHYLPVRAAGAAGAAGAAGSGRAGFRANKTAFLSAAVVVLFAVYVLLGSYTVTIPDFFTILTAHLTGGERIPGASFIVMENKLPRAVIGTMIGVAFGLSGGLFQTMLRNPLASPDVIGISYGASAAAVVAIVVFGASGATVSAAALGGALGIAVLIYAISRGGLGSGAGRGNAAGNRLILAGVGIAAALNAAVNFLMTRADIRTAAEALIWLNGSLNSATWERAGILAAALALLIPAVAALAGPLRILELGDDAAAGLGIRVNAVRFGLVATAVALAAVATAAAGPVAFVAFLSGPIARRFTGKPSLPASALTGAVIVLAADYFAYNLAPLLLDGTVLPVGVVTGALGAPFLLWLLVTSNRKES
- a CDS encoding siderophore-interacting protein, which codes for MTLAFDVTVTAVQDIGPNFRRVTFGGYSLRDFGVSGETLDLRVKLMIPSLDADGRQIPLPVFEMGEAGWYQEWLAMDPAVRGAMRTYTVRRERLDAVYPEIDIDFVMHFDADGHGGPAANWAQQAKPGDSLTIIGPNNRAAQCLTAEIYGGIEWRPGMAQRVLLAGDETAVPAISAILESLPAGMTGHAFLEVPEAGDFQDLSTAADVEITWLARGAAIGRSRPHGQLLQEAVRKAIPVPGWVGIISLDGAAGPEPEDVNVDQDILWETPQRMDTASIEATRNPTLPAGALPFYAWIAGEAGVIKEMRRYLVRDVGIDRKQVAFMGYWRQGKAEL